The following are encoded together in the Desulfococcus multivorans genome:
- a CDS encoding zinc-dependent alcohol dehydrogenase family protein, whose translation MRVFQVEDAWSMENVRINTRPEPEPRSGQVRLRMKASALNYRDLLVPLRGYGSRMKALPLIMLSDGLGIVESVGEGVSNLSIGDRVCPLFFQSWISGEPNKKRLSLSLGCELDGTMAELMVLPEEGVALAPEHLDDMAAASLPSAAVTAWRALVTEGRVKPGDTVLVQGTGGVSLFALQFAKLLGAFVIVTSSSDEKLARVRAMGADETINYRKVPEWGKRARDIAGKDGVDHIVEVGGQATLPQSLRAVRAGGTISMIGVLSGGIMDVPLGPIVTRHVRLQGITVGSRDDFVAMAAAIARHQLHPVIDQVFAFEELHAALDRLSSGRHFGKICIAH comes from the coding sequence ATGCGCGTCTTTCAGGTTGAAGATGCCTGGTCCATGGAAAACGTGCGCATCAACACGCGGCCGGAGCCGGAGCCCCGATCCGGACAGGTGCGGCTCAGGATGAAGGCTTCGGCCCTCAACTACCGCGATCTGCTGGTTCCCCTGCGCGGCTACGGCTCGAGAATGAAGGCCTTGCCGCTGATCATGCTGAGCGACGGCCTCGGCATCGTGGAGTCGGTGGGAGAGGGCGTGAGCAACCTCAGCATCGGGGATCGGGTCTGCCCGCTGTTCTTTCAGAGCTGGATCAGCGGGGAGCCGAACAAAAAAAGGCTCTCCCTGAGCCTGGGGTGTGAGCTGGACGGCACCATGGCCGAATTGATGGTGCTTCCCGAGGAGGGCGTGGCGCTTGCACCCGAACATCTGGACGACATGGCGGCGGCTTCCCTTCCCTCCGCTGCGGTGACGGCCTGGCGGGCCCTGGTCACGGAAGGCCGCGTCAAACCGGGCGACACGGTATTGGTTCAGGGCACGGGCGGGGTGTCGCTCTTCGCCCTCCAGTTCGCGAAGCTGCTGGGGGCTTTCGTGATCGTGACCTCCTCCAGCGATGAAAAACTGGCGCGGGTCCGCGCAATGGGTGCCGACGAGACCATCAACTATCGCAAGGTGCCGGAGTGGGGTAAACGCGCACGCGACATCGCAGGCAAGGACGGTGTCGACCACATCGTGGAGGTCGGCGGCCAGGCGACGCTGCCCCAGTCGCTGCGCGCCGTCCGGGCCGGGGGCACCATCAGCATGATCGGCGTGCTCTCGGGCGGCATCATGGACGTCCCCCTGGGGCCGATCGTGACCCGGCATGTGCGGCTCCAGGGCATCACTGTCGGCAGCAGGGATGATTTTGTCGCCATGGCCGCGGCGATTGCCCGGCACCAGCTTCACCCGGTGATCGATCAGGTCTTCGCCTTCGAGGAGCTGCACGCCGCCCTTGACCGTCTGTCGAGCGGGAGGCATTTCGGCAAGATCTGCATCGCGCATTAG
- a CDS encoding LemA family protein produces the protein MKRVSLVRIMLVLTAMATMTFTGCGYNTMQQQEEKVFKAWGDVEATLQRRADLIPNLVETVKGYAAHERETLEGVINARSKATSVKLSTDELSDPAAVERFQQSQGALSSALSRLMVVVERYPDLKANETFKDLQNQLEGTENRINVARQRYNAAVETFNSSIRSFPNSLTNSILLHLKRKEYIKADEAARTAPKVKF, from the coding sequence ATGAAACGCGTTTCGCTGGTTCGGATCATGTTAGTGTTGACGGCGATGGCTACCATGACCTTCACCGGCTGCGGCTACAATACCATGCAGCAGCAGGAAGAAAAGGTTTTCAAGGCATGGGGAGACGTGGAGGCGACCCTTCAACGGCGTGCGGATCTGATCCCCAACCTGGTGGAGACGGTCAAGGGCTATGCCGCCCACGAACGCGAAACCCTTGAGGGGGTTATCAATGCCCGCTCCAAGGCCACTTCCGTCAAGTTGTCCACCGACGAACTGAGCGATCCTGCCGCGGTAGAGCGCTTCCAGCAGTCCCAGGGAGCGCTGTCTTCGGCGCTTTCCCGCCTGATGGTGGTGGTCGAGAGATACCCGGATCTCAAAGCCAATGAAACCTTCAAGGACCTCCAGAATCAGCTTGAAGGAACGGAAAACCGGATCAACGTGGCCCGACAGCGGTACAACGCGGCCGTCGAGACGTTCAACAGCTCGATCCGAAGCTTCCCCAACAGCCTCACCAACAGCATTCTGCTGCATCTGAAGCGGAAAGAATATATCAAGGCCGATGAAGCGGCCAGGACCGCTCCCAAAGTGAAGTTCTAG
- a CDS encoding TPM domain-containing protein → MKDVMERFIAEVDRDRIKACVREAERRTRGEIVVMLVPASHDYPMAAMLGAAAVSFPAAVALTPVLGRMFWAGPSNMWIFLGILISLFLGCHAVIRRVHTLKRLFIREEEMAAEVREGAQIQFFRKGLYRTREETGVLIYISVLERQVWILADRGIHAAVDETRWKEIAAATARAIRDGQPAEGICRAVEEVGRILSEKFPAGPDDRNELVDVVVENDMRRS, encoded by the coding sequence ATGAAAGATGTAATGGAACGATTCATTGCCGAGGTGGACCGGGATCGGATTAAAGCGTGTGTCCGCGAGGCAGAGCGGCGAACCCGGGGCGAAATCGTCGTGATGCTGGTTCCCGCGAGCCATGATTATCCCATGGCCGCCATGCTCGGCGCGGCCGCCGTTTCATTCCCCGCGGCGGTCGCGTTGACGCCGGTGCTGGGGAGAATGTTCTGGGCCGGTCCTTCGAACATGTGGATCTTCCTGGGGATCCTGATTTCCCTGTTTCTGGGATGTCATGCCGTCATCCGGCGCGTTCATACCCTGAAGCGGCTTTTCATCCGCGAAGAAGAAATGGCGGCAGAAGTCCGGGAAGGCGCCCAAATCCAATTTTTCCGCAAAGGCCTTTACCGGACGCGCGAAGAGACGGGCGTTCTCATCTATATCTCCGTTCTGGAGCGCCAGGTCTGGATCCTTGCCGACCGGGGCATCCACGCCGCCGTTGACGAGACCCGGTGGAAAGAGATCGCCGCCGCGACGGCCCGCGCGATCCGGGATGGGCAGCCGGCGGAGGGCATCTGCCGGGCCGTCGAGGAGGTGGGCCGGATTCTATCGGAAAAGTTTCCCGCCGGCCCGGATGACCGGAACGAACTGGTGGATGTGGTGGTGGAAAACGACATGCGGCGTTCATGA
- a CDS encoding nicotinamide mononucleotide adenylyltransferase OrfX-like protein, whose product MKDPQQLYEIGFIHGRFQVLHNDHLKYLLAGKALCRRLVVGITNPDPQLTKTETADPKRSSALANPLTYYERHLMVEAVLLDAGLKAHDFMIVPFPINFPERYRYYVPMDAVFFLTIYDEWGKRKQQYFKSLDLITHVLWEVSPDKKGISGRDIRERIATHQAWEHLVPACVPVLIERWNIRDRLKKLQK is encoded by the coding sequence ATGAAAGATCCCCAACAGTTGTATGAAATCGGTTTCATTCATGGCCGGTTCCAGGTCCTGCACAATGACCATCTCAAGTATCTACTGGCCGGGAAAGCCCTTTGCCGGCGGCTGGTCGTCGGGATCACCAATCCGGACCCGCAGTTAACCAAAACCGAAACGGCGGATCCAAAGCGAAGCAGCGCATTGGCGAACCCACTGACCTACTATGAACGCCACTTGATGGTCGAGGCAGTGCTGCTCGATGCCGGCCTGAAAGCCCACGACTTCATGATTGTGCCTTTCCCCATTAATTTTCCTGAGCGCTATCGATACTATGTACCCATGGATGCCGTCTTTTTTTTGACCATTTACGACGAGTGGGGAAAACGCAAGCAGCAGTATTTCAAATCACTGGACCTGATCACGCACGTGCTGTGGGAAGTCTCGCCGGATAAAAAGGGGATTAGCGGCAGGGACATAAGGGAGCGCATCGCGACCCATCAGGCATGGGAGCACCTGGTTCCCGCTTGTGTCCCTGTGTTGATCGAGCGATGGAACATTCGGGACCGTCTTAAGAAATTGCAAAAATGA
- a CDS encoding HPP family protein: MKNLKASDVMVRPVVAARKNAPARDVAFQFLNGFYSGMPVTDEEGGVIGVVTELDILEAVLAGKELVKITAGDIMSPKPITADVSTPLTDIVKIMKEKNVIRLPVTNNGKLVGIIARCDILTTLIEPEFVTYM; this comes from the coding sequence ATGAAGAATCTGAAGGCATCGGATGTGATGGTCAGGCCCGTTGTGGCTGCCAGGAAAAACGCGCCGGCAAGGGACGTCGCCTTTCAATTCCTGAACGGGTTTTACAGCGGGATGCCCGTTACCGATGAAGAGGGCGGCGTCATCGGGGTCGTTACGGAGCTGGATATCCTGGAGGCCGTTCTGGCGGGCAAGGAACTGGTGAAAATCACCGCCGGCGATATCATGAGCCCGAAACCGATCACCGCGGACGTGAGTACGCCCTTGACCGACATCGTGAAAATCATGAAGGAAAAAAACGTCATCCGTCTGCCGGTGACGAATAATGGAAAATTGGTGGGGATCATTGCCCGATGCGATATTCTCACCACGCTGA
- a CDS encoding bacteriohemerythrin, with protein sequence MTGSTLTLPQPDDRYSLGIKRIDCQPHAFLEIINWLSDRLRSCDDAGLRHRYIEEVIRYALFHFFSEENLMLEIDYPDREQHRQLHQKLVNELNHIVSRMDMGEIDYDALIDFLGNWFFKHTLEEDTRIAQLMKTL encoded by the coding sequence ATGACCGGGAGCACACTCACCCTCCCCCAGCCCGACGACCGTTACAGCCTCGGCATCAAGCGAATCGACTGCCAGCCTCACGCTTTTCTGGAAATCATCAACTGGTTGTCGGACAGGCTGCGCTCTTGTGATGATGCCGGTTTGAGGCACCGGTACATCGAAGAAGTGATAAGATATGCCCTGTTCCATTTCTTCAGCGAGGAAAACCTGATGCTGGAGATCGACTACCCGGATCGAGAACAGCATCGCCAACTGCACCAGAAACTGGTGAACGAACTGAACCACATCGTCTCGCGGATGGATATGGGCGAGATCGATTACGACGCCCTGATCGATTTCCTGGGGAATTGGTTTTTCAAGCACACCCTCGAGGAGGACACCCGGATTGCACAATTGATGAAAACGCTATAA
- a CDS encoding PHP domain-containing protein, translating to MIFDMHVHTSLSPCSGMTADEAVLRAKERGLDGICITDHDTMDIRHTLSEGIQENGICVIFGMEYSTSQGDFLVFGPFEGLARDLPAHQLLQTVERNGGVAVAAHPFRRKRPVNEKIIQEGLCGAIESFNGRNTLAENLASERWRRSYDLMACGGSDAHTIDEVGTVATRFFVPIRTRADLITALKKRRCRPEIPAFMQPRACVNRDNFSGQTQAAIND from the coding sequence ATGATTTTCGATATGCATGTACATACATCGCTATCCCCATGCAGTGGGATGACCGCCGATGAAGCGGTCCTGCGAGCCAAAGAACGGGGCCTGGACGGGATTTGCATCACCGACCACGACACCATGGATATCCGGCATACGCTTTCCGAAGGCATTCAGGAAAACGGCATATGCGTGATATTCGGCATGGAATACAGCACCTCTCAGGGCGATTTTTTAGTATTCGGCCCCTTCGAGGGGCTTGCGCGCGATCTTCCGGCACATCAACTGCTGCAGACCGTCGAACGAAATGGGGGCGTTGCGGTAGCGGCCCATCCGTTTCGGAGAAAAAGACCCGTCAATGAAAAGATCATCCAGGAAGGACTTTGCGGTGCGATCGAAAGCTTCAATGGCCGCAATACCTTAGCGGAAAATCTGGCGTCCGAGCGCTGGCGTCGATCTTATGATCTGATGGCGTGCGGCGGCAGCGATGCGCACACGATCGACGAAGTGGGAACCGTCGCCACCCGTTTTTTCGTTCCTATTCGAACCCGCGCCGATCTGATCACGGCACTGAAAAAAAGGCGGTGCCGGCCTGAAATTCCCGCATTCATGCAACCGCGCGCTTGCGTTAACAGGGATAATTTTTCCGGGCAAACCCAAGCAGCGATCAATGATTGA
- a CDS encoding alkaline phosphatase family protein translates to MANKCIMILLDGAGDRSYPELNHFTPLQAARTPALDQIAENGANGLYHAALLGQALPSENAHFAIFGYDMDVFPGRGALEALGAGISLDAGEVALLAHFVSVRRSPDATLILIEGKPQASDDEIQSFIRAVEDYSTDGIRFRLHHTHGFRGVLTLSGDVTPFVTDSDPITAGCALTAVLPWRTFADDPQSRNTSKAIGSYLEWVHHTLTRHPVNRKRRKAGRPLLNGLVTQRAGRLKKATPFAELNGMRGLSIASGIVYHGLCTYLGMDVRHVADTTDPGNDLCQRIQTALASLADYDFIHVHTKMPDEAAHSKDPLYKTRVLEALDQGIGAVLPELIGEPELLIVVTADHSTPSAGPLIHSGEAVPLVFCGPGVRRDRIRQYDEVSAAGGALGLVRGKELMYLIINHLDRAKLQGLMDTPVDQAYWPGRTEPLILKVPAGENGP, encoded by the coding sequence ATGGCCAACAAGTGTATCATGATTCTTCTCGACGGGGCTGGTGACCGGTCCTACCCGGAATTGAACCATTTTACACCCCTGCAGGCCGCCCGAACCCCGGCGTTGGACCAGATTGCAGAAAACGGCGCCAACGGACTTTACCATGCGGCGCTGTTGGGCCAGGCGCTTCCCAGCGAGAACGCACATTTCGCTATTTTCGGCTACGACATGGACGTTTTCCCAGGGCGGGGCGCCCTTGAGGCACTTGGCGCAGGCATTTCGCTGGATGCCGGTGAAGTCGCCCTTCTGGCACATTTCGTATCGGTCAGGCGATCCCCCGACGCGACGCTTATTCTGATCGAAGGCAAACCTCAGGCCTCGGATGATGAAATCCAATCGTTCATCCGGGCTGTCGAGGATTATTCTACTGACGGCATACGGTTTCGTCTTCACCATACCCATGGATTTCGCGGCGTCCTCACCCTTAGCGGGGATGTCACGCCCTTCGTGACCGACTCCGATCCCATTACGGCAGGTTGCGCATTGACTGCAGTGTTGCCCTGGCGGACGTTCGCCGATGATCCCCAATCCCGGAATACATCGAAGGCCATTGGATCGTACCTGGAATGGGTGCATCACACATTGACCCGGCATCCAGTGAACAGGAAGCGACGAAAAGCGGGCCGGCCGCTATTGAACGGTCTGGTGACTCAGAGGGCCGGCCGCCTCAAAAAAGCCACTCCTTTTGCAGAATTAAACGGCATGCGCGGCCTGAGCATCGCCAGTGGTATCGTATATCACGGTCTCTGCACTTATCTGGGTATGGATGTGCGGCATGTCGCAGACACCACCGACCCTGGAAACGATCTATGTCAACGCATCCAGACCGCGTTGGCCTCTTTGGCCGATTACGACTTCATCCACGTCCACACAAAAATGCCGGATGAAGCGGCCCACAGTAAAGATCCACTGTATAAAACACGCGTGCTCGAGGCGTTGGATCAGGGTATCGGCGCCGTTTTGCCGGAACTGATCGGCGAACCGGAACTGCTCATCGTAGTTACCGCTGATCATTCGACACCCAGCGCCGGACCGTTGATCCACTCGGGTGAAGCCGTGCCGTTGGTTTTCTGCGGGCCCGGTGTTCGCCGCGACCGGATCCGGCAGTATGATGAGGTCAGTGCTGCCGGAGGTGCTTTGGGGTTGGTGCGCGGCAAAGAGCTTATGTACCTCATCATCAACCATTTAGATCGAGCCAAACTTCAAGGCCTCATGGATACGCCGGTGGACCAGGCTTACTGGCCTGGGCGAACAGAACCATTGATCCTGAAAGTACCGGCCGGCGAGAACGGGCCGTAA
- a CDS encoding molybdopterin cofactor-binding domain-containing protein — protein MKNRDVALHLCGESRFVDDIVLPPDTLHAFPLVSGLAHGVIQQIDVEAARALEGVLAVLTAADIAGANHIGNAAFEEELLANREVLYCGQPIAVIAAKSAALAREAAALCRVAYQPLEAVFDARRADALGLHFAPPRTFVLGDVDRAWAECAVIVEGVSETGAQEHVYLEPQTALAYPLEDGGLKILSATQSPALTQKIIARILAKPMHLVEVDVLRLGGAFGGKEEQATTWAALAALAADQTGRPVKLALTRSEDMAFTGKRHPYSADFKIGLTRQGRILAYQVKFYQNAGAITDLSLAVLERTLFHANGGYFIPNLKATAVSCRTNLRPNTAFRGFGAPQAMFVLESAIFAAARKMGVDPAVIQQQNLLSEGDSFPYGMKAENARGKATWHRLQKAVPGRREAIEDFNRTHRFEKKAVAFMPLCFGISFTSIFLNQAGALVHIYTDGSVSISCGAVEMGQGVTDKLTAVAARVLSISENRIKIESTNTTRIANMSPTAASTGADMNGQAVWIACRELLGNLKKIVAETLAAAETDTVRIQEEVVYLNNIPTNLTWTQLIGKAYMARVPLSAHAFYATPNLYFDCSTETGRPFAYHVYGCAAVEVTLDCLRGRYRVDRVRIVHDGGKSLDVLVDTGQIEGAVLQGLGWLTSEEMIYRDNGMVETADLSTYKIPDIHAAPEIETAFLGEDHPDGLFRSKAVGEPPLMYAIAVYFALAKAVCAFRPDWEPVFAAPFTPEKVLMALYRSRG, from the coding sequence ATGAAAAACCGCGATGTGGCGTTGCATCTGTGCGGTGAGTCGAGGTTTGTTGACGATATCGTATTGCCGCCCGACACCCTCCATGCCTTTCCATTGGTCTCGGGACTTGCCCACGGCGTGATTCAGCAGATCGATGTCGAAGCGGCAAGGGCGTTGGAAGGCGTGCTTGCGGTGCTTACGGCGGCCGATATCGCCGGCGCCAATCACATCGGCAATGCCGCCTTTGAAGAAGAACTGCTGGCGAATCGCGAGGTGCTGTATTGCGGCCAACCCATTGCGGTGATCGCGGCAAAGAGCGCTGCGTTGGCGAGGGAAGCGGCGGCGTTGTGCCGGGTGGCATATCAACCCCTGGAAGCGGTCTTCGATGCACGGAGGGCAGACGCCTTGGGACTGCATTTCGCTCCGCCCAGAACGTTTGTGCTGGGGGATGTGGATCGTGCCTGGGCGGAATGTGCCGTGATTGTGGAAGGCGTCAGCGAAACCGGTGCGCAGGAGCATGTCTACCTGGAGCCCCAGACCGCGTTGGCCTATCCCCTGGAAGATGGCGGCCTGAAGATTTTGTCGGCAACACAATCACCTGCTCTCACACAGAAAATAATTGCCAGGATTCTCGCCAAACCCATGCATCTCGTTGAGGTCGATGTGCTGCGGTTGGGCGGTGCATTCGGGGGGAAGGAAGAACAGGCCACGACCTGGGCGGCCCTCGCGGCATTGGCGGCGGATCAGACCGGGCGACCCGTCAAATTGGCCTTGACGCGCTCGGAAGATATGGCGTTCACCGGCAAGCGCCATCCCTACAGTGCGGATTTCAAAATCGGTCTCACCCGGCAGGGCAGGATCCTGGCTTACCAGGTCAAATTTTATCAAAATGCAGGGGCAATCACCGACTTATCCCTGGCGGTTTTAGAGCGGACCTTGTTTCATGCCAATGGCGGTTATTTTATTCCGAACCTCAAAGCCACCGCCGTCAGCTGCCGGACGAATTTGCGGCCGAATACGGCGTTTCGGGGTTTTGGAGCGCCGCAAGCCATGTTTGTGCTGGAATCCGCGATTTTTGCCGCAGCACGGAAGATGGGTGTGGATCCCGCCGTGATTCAACAGCAGAACCTGCTTTCCGAAGGCGATTCTTTTCCGTACGGCATGAAAGCGGAAAACGCCAGAGGCAAAGCAACCTGGCACCGGCTGCAGAAAGCTGTCCCCGGCCGGCGGGAAGCGATAGAGGACTTTAACCGCACGCATCGGTTCGAAAAAAAAGCCGTCGCTTTCATGCCGCTGTGTTTCGGCATTTCTTTTACATCCATTTTTTTAAACCAGGCCGGGGCCCTGGTGCATATCTATACGGACGGCAGCGTCAGTATCAGTTGCGGGGCAGTGGAAATGGGGCAGGGCGTTACGGATAAACTCACAGCGGTCGCTGCCCGCGTGCTGTCGATTTCCGAAAACCGTATCAAAATTGAAAGCACCAATACCACGCGGATTGCGAATATGTCGCCCACCGCCGCCAGCACCGGTGCGGACATGAACGGCCAGGCGGTGTGGATTGCCTGCCGGGAGCTTCTGGGGAATCTGAAAAAAATTGTCGCCGAAACCCTGGCGGCGGCCGAAACGGATACTGTCCGCATTCAGGAGGAAGTGGTGTATCTCAACAATATCCCGACGAATTTGACGTGGACGCAGTTGATCGGCAAAGCGTATATGGCCCGGGTTCCGTTATCGGCGCATGCCTTCTATGCCACCCCGAACCTCTATTTTGATTGCAGCACCGAAACCGGCAGGCCTTTCGCCTACCATGTCTATGGCTGTGCGGCTGTCGAGGTCACGCTGGACTGCCTGCGGGGGCGGTATCGTGTGGACAGGGTTCGGATTGTTCATGACGGCGGAAAGAGTCTGGATGTTCTGGTGGATACGGGCCAGATTGAAGGGGCGGTCCTGCAGGGCCTGGGCTGGCTGACCAGCGAGGAGATGATTTACCGGGACAACGGAATGGTGGAAACCGCCGATCTGTCGACTTACAAAATTCCGGACATCCACGCCGCCCCTGAAATTGAAACGGCATTTCTGGGGGAAGATCACCCGGACGGTTTATTCCGGTCCAAAGCCGTCGGGGAGCCGCCGTTGATGTATGCCATTGCGGTCTATTTCGCCCTGGCAAAGGCTGTTTGCGCCTTTCGTCCGGATTGGGAGCCCGTATTTGCCGCGCCGTTCACACCCGAAAAAGTGCTCATGGCGTTGTATCGAAGCCGCGGGTGA
- a CDS encoding TPM domain-containing protein encodes MRSGSTITRGICMALAALSALMVLTVQAALALDVPPLRGRINDYAGMLSQDTVHRLDMLLKDLEQTESTQIVVLTVPSLEGEILEEFSMRVAEQWRIGQEGRDNGAVLLIARAERKVRIEVGYGLEGRLTDLQAGRIIRRVIVPEFQAGRFDEGVANGVQAMIDTVRGEFTAEAGKTDRGIGVDDILPFLFMFVVIVLLLGGVSRRLGTTAGGILAPFLGHTAFSPGPVVLIVLAGIGLIAGFLLSVFAGIAGRSGPRKPGGRPRTRYRGFPLGGGISIGGGKFGGGGGFSGGGGGFGGGGASGGW; translated from the coding sequence ATGCGCTCAGGATCGACGATAACCCGCGGCATATGCATGGCGCTCGCAGCCTTGTCGGCACTCATGGTGCTGACGGTCCAGGCGGCCCTTGCCCTGGATGTGCCCCCCCTCCGGGGGCGTATCAACGATTACGCCGGAATGCTTTCGCAGGACACCGTGCATCGGCTCGATATGCTGCTGAAAGACCTGGAACAAACGGAATCGACACAGATCGTCGTGCTTACCGTGCCGTCCCTCGAAGGGGAAATACTGGAAGAATTTTCAATGCGAGTCGCGGAGCAGTGGCGCATCGGACAGGAGGGACGCGACAACGGCGCCGTCCTGCTCATCGCCAGGGCCGAGCGCAAGGTCCGGATCGAAGTGGGCTACGGGTTGGAAGGCCGCCTGACCGATCTTCAGGCCGGCCGCATCATCCGCCGCGTCATCGTGCCGGAATTCCAGGCCGGTCGCTTCGATGAAGGGGTGGCCAACGGTGTTCAGGCCATGATCGATACGGTGCGAGGGGAGTTTACGGCGGAAGCCGGGAAGACCGACCGCGGCATCGGCGTTGACGATATCCTCCCGTTTCTGTTCATGTTCGTTGTCATTGTCCTTCTGCTGGGCGGTGTGAGTCGACGCCTCGGCACGACGGCCGGCGGTATCCTGGCGCCTTTCCTTGGCCATACGGCATTTTCGCCCGGACCGGTGGTGTTGATCGTCCTGGCCGGCATCGGTTTGATTGCGGGATTCCTCCTGTCGGTATTTGCCGGCATTGCCGGCCGCAGCGGCCCGCGCAAACCCGGAGGACGGCCCAGGACAAGATACAGGGGCTTTCCACTCGGCGGCGGAATCTCCATCGGCGGCGGCAAGTTCGGCGGTGGTGGCGGTTTCTCGGGCGGCGGCGGCGGCTTCGGGGGCGGCGGGGCTTCAGGCGGCTGGTAG
- a CDS encoding ATP-binding protein, translated as MYESLTELLKQISLGEDSVLELKTVEFAGNKIKGPHRDGMADELAAMANTHTGIIVLGVDDKTRKIQGIPSDKLDIVESWLREICNDLIEPPLDCLIRKLVVSDPERGEKLILRIDVPRSLFVHQSPGGYFRRIGSSKRQMRPDVLARLFQQRSQTRLVRFDEQTVPHAGLEDLNPRLWRRFRTVVSPRDDDVFLEKMKLVALDETGVLRPTVGGILMACDAPEAFMSSAFIQAVCYRGSERNAAYQLDAKDITGPLDVQIRDACNFVERNMRVYAVKAPNRIETPQFSMNAVFEAVVNAVAHRDYAIYGSKIRLHLFADRLEIFSPGTIPNTMTIDSLSERQSSRNELLTSLLARCPMNVNAVGSQRSFIMDKRGEGVPIIITESEKLSGVRPVYRLIDDAELKLTLFAAKPPQGKG; from the coding sequence ATGTACGAAAGCCTTACAGAACTCCTCAAGCAAATCTCCTTGGGCGAAGATTCCGTTCTCGAGCTCAAAACCGTTGAGTTCGCCGGCAACAAGATCAAAGGTCCGCATCGTGACGGTATGGCCGATGAACTTGCGGCAATGGCGAATACGCATACCGGCATCATCGTACTGGGCGTTGATGACAAGACCCGAAAAATCCAGGGTATCCCATCAGACAAACTGGATATCGTTGAGAGTTGGCTGCGTGAAATCTGTAATGATCTGATAGAACCGCCCCTGGACTGCCTGATCCGCAAGCTCGTCGTCTCCGATCCGGAGAGAGGCGAGAAGCTTATTCTGCGAATCGATGTGCCGAGAAGTCTGTTTGTCCACCAGAGTCCGGGCGGATATTTTCGCCGCATCGGGAGTTCGAAACGGCAGATGCGGCCGGATGTATTGGCGCGGTTGTTCCAGCAGCGGAGCCAGACAAGGCTTGTCCGGTTTGATGAACAAACGGTTCCCCATGCCGGTCTTGAAGATTTGAACCCCAGGTTGTGGCGACGCTTCAGGACGGTTGTCTCGCCCCGGGATGATGACGTGTTTTTAGAAAAAATGAAGCTGGTTGCCTTGGATGAGACCGGTGTTCTTCGCCCCACTGTCGGCGGTATCCTAATGGCGTGCGACGCACCCGAAGCGTTCATGTCCAGCGCCTTTATTCAAGCGGTCTGCTATCGCGGTTCAGAACGAAATGCCGCCTATCAACTGGATGCCAAGGATATCACAGGGCCCCTCGATGTTCAGATAAGGGATGCCTGCAATTTCGTCGAACGGAATATGCGTGTTTATGCCGTCAAGGCGCCCAACCGGATCGAGACGCCGCAGTTCTCCATGAACGCGGTTTTCGAGGCCGTGGTGAATGCGGTGGCCCACCGTGATTACGCGATTTACGGGTCGAAGATACGCCTTCATCTTTTTGCCGACCGATTGGAGATATTTTCACCGGGAACCATTCCGAACACCATGACGATCGACAGCCTCTCGGAGCGCCAATCCTCGCGTAACGAACTGCTGACCTCCCTGCTGGCGCGATGTCCGATGAACGTGAACGCCGTCGGGAGTCAACGGAGCTTTATCATGGATAAGCGCGGCGAAGGTGTTCCGATCATCATTACCGAAAGCGAAAAGCTCTCGGGTGTAAGACCGGTGTACAGGCTGATCGATGATGCCGAACTCAAGCTGACCCTGTTTGCGGCAAAGCCGCCCCAGGGGAAAGGTTGA